TCAAAGTACtcaatatcaaattatggctaCACTTAATGTCCCGTGACAAGGCCTATAAAGACATATCTTTGACATAGGTGTCCACCAATATTGGCCAGTGGCTTTGACTAGACAAGCGTTCTGAGAACAATATGCATACTCACAACCCTTAGATGTGTGCTGATCATAACGACAAGAGCATAAAACCATCAACACAATCTTTCGACTAGTCACAACATTTCAGAGTTAATTTCATAAACCAAATTCACAAattaatacatatataatatttggaaaaattgtctaaaaaattctaaacttattgtacaaaagtcaattcaatcctaacattttaattgtgccaatttaatcctaaacgttttgatgatttgccaatttagagTGCCTTTGGTTCAACTTTGCAAAAAGACTTAGAGTGTAATGCAAATGCTAAAAGTTAAAGCTATATAGGGAAATGGAAATTGTGTTTCGTAAAAACTCTTTAAAAATGGACTTGGAGTTCAAGTTGTATTTCgtaaaaaaacttttgcaataGACTttaggtatatatatattttatttttatattgaaaaaggCCCAAACCCTTCACCGAATTGGTGAAGGGCTATAGCCACCGGTGAGTCAAATTTGGCATCAACAACCGTCGGTTGAGATCGCCTAACATTTGGCGACCTTCGACGAGGGTTGCGCAACCCCGACGAGGGCCACCTGAGGTCGCATAACCCTTGGCGCCTGGGTCTCGCAACCTCAAGCGGGGGTCATCAAGGTGTGATCCAGGTGACCACTACTAGGGTTGCGCAACCTTAGACGACCATCGCTTGAGGTCTCGTGACCTCAAGCAACATTTCCCTAGGGTCGTGCGACCATCTGAGATCCAAGCTAGGGCTCGCATGACCTCAGGTGACCATTGCCTGAGGTCACTCGACCCAGGTGACAGTCGCCTGGGTCAAGCGATTATTGTTGAGGGTCGCCTGAGGTCATGCAACCTTAGGTGGCCCTCGCCTGGGTCGTGCAACCCTTGTCGGAGGTTGCCTTAACCTTGGGGAGACCTTAATTGATGGCCGTCGGCGCTAGATCTAGCTCATTGATGACCATAGCCCTCCGTCGGACCGTGCAACCCTCGTCGGAGGTTGCCTAACCTTGGGGGGACCTTAATCGATGGCCGTCGGTGCTAGATCTAGCTCATTGATGACCATAGCCCTCCGTCGGACCAATGAAGGGCTTGAagcatttttaataaaaaaatatacaacAAGGACAAAATCGGAAATTTAAAGAATTGGTGATGGTagctttggaaagaaaaaactagTTTCAGCATTTGGCTAAATACCCAATGCTAGTCTCTACTAttattgggctttcagctttcccAAGACCAACAATCggcccaaagccccttcagAAAACTTACCAAACACCTTAGCTCTCCAAGGGGCTTTGGAGACCgttaacgtggcaattttaatgatttttaaagttccgaatttttttattagtttttttgaaaaactataccaaacgcacccttagtccTAAGCCtcttaataatttatcaatgtaGTCATTCTTGCAAAATATCCaagtaataggtttatgactaaattgacaaatattcaaaacatttagaactaaattgatacaaagaaaggtttagaactaaattagcaaatcgttaaaatgttaatgactaaattggcataattgaaatgtttaagactaaattgattgccatacaatatgtttaaaacttttCTAACAATTATCCCTATAACCTTTTGCAAATCCttccatcaagaagaatatatatttcatatatCATTTTACAAATAATCAACTCCTAAGCTATTTCAAGAAATACTTTAACTATGTCATTTCGAATAACCAGATGGTAGTGAAAGCGCAATCCAACTTTATGCAACAAATATACTCTAAACACTACTTTTTCTTTATAGAAAAAagatttatatctaaacattttagTGGACGATGAAAACATTTCCTGTTCATTCATTGTGTAAgtgatataagcaatcattatcaataaactattttttaaatcatgcattttttgtgaaacaaacgcaTCTAATTGTGGAAAATGTTGCCCCAATGGAATAACTTTCCTCCTTTATTCCAAGTTAATTGATATTACTTGAAATTGCTTTAGAGTTAATTATTTgtaaaatgatatatatattcttgatgGCAGGATTTGCCAAAGGTTATAAATGTAATTTGTGAACTAggtttataaaattaatattgaAATGGTGTTTGACTAGTTGAAGGATCTTGTTGATGATTTATGCTCGTCATTATGACTAGTACTCACCTAAGGGTTGAGTATGCAAAAAGTTCTCAAAACGCCCTGTTTGGTTGGAGCCACTGGCCAATGTAGGTTGACACCCATGTCAAAGAAGAATTTGTGTAGGCCTTGTCATGTGGTGTTGAGCATGACCATAATTTGGTATTGACCATAATTTGGCTGCACAGAAAGAAGAGGCTCACatattccaaatatatttttgcgcGTGGTGCCAGGCGGTtgttagaggaagaaaaaaaatcatgggttttgctttatgattttcttcttcaaaaggaTTTTATACTATGAGTTTTACATCCAATTGAACTGTTTTATTTGTAAATAAAATGAGTTTAGATGTGAGAAATACTTAAGCGATCGAGTGTGTGAGTAATTGTAATTCTATGATTCTCCGATTATTAGTGGATTAACTGTTATTAACTCTCAAAGGAAGTAAGTATCAATACTCGGATTAAACCATGTAAATCTCTGATATTCTTTATTATTCATTGCTGATTTCTTTGTTGATTTCATGGTGATTTGAATGCAAGATCCATTAGCACTTCTACATCAACTTACAATACTGTACTTATATTATAATGCCGTTTGGATCATTAATTAACTTTGATTTGGTTTGGTGTAATTTTTGCTTGTTCTCACAATTGGCACAGAACCAAGACAAGAGAACACATTTTCAGATGTTGCTCATCAAAAATGATGATCCCCGCCATTGTTACTTGCTAGAAAATTAAGATCACaaaaagagataaaattaaTGTAACATAGTGATAACACTCTGAAAAACATGCTAGGAAATTAAAATCACAAGTAAGACAATATTAAGAGTAGCCCAGTGATAatatatagtaataaaagataCAAGAGGACAAACAACACGTGGGGACCGAAGCCGGATCGAGCTTATTTTGTCCTATCGAGTAGGGTCGGACAGTAAGCCGAGCAGAAAGTCTGTAGCACAATGACCAGAAAGAAGAGGATGGTGGCCACCAACACCACACCCTTCCAAGGCGATACACGTATCGCTCTATCATTTTCTGGGTCTTGATGTTCGGCGCGGCGTTGTAAAACTCGTTGACTTTCTTGATCGTCTTGTCCAGTTGGGAAGGGCCGTGCACATCGATAGAGTGGCTCATACCATTGAATAGACGTGCCACTTCGCCGTCCTTGAGACGGCCAGTGATGATACCGTGTTTCTTGAGCAACTTCACGTCGTCCAGTGTGTTAATTAGGCCATCCATTAGCTCCACGAAGCGTGCGAACACCAAGGGACCGGAGATGGCCATCGCCTCGTACGCCACCAAGTTCCGTATCACAACTTCCGAGTTGATGACGAATTTGATAGTGGGAAGTTGAAACGTGTGCGTTTTCTCATTGAACGATATGTCCTTTATGAACTTTATTTTGCTGAATTTTACGCCCGCTTTGGCAAGAGAGGATGCTGTCGGAATCAATGCCTTCTCTTCTGCGGGAGCCTCGTCCACCCCCAATGAGTCGGTGGGTGAAGGTAGTTTCGAATAGAGATCCATCATGCTTTTCAGCATCTGAGCCTGGGGTTTAATGTTCCGCAAGATTCTTAAATTGGAGTTCGCTACAAGTTCGACCATACTGTCTGCCACATGATTAACATTCTGAGGAGGAATAAGCACTTCCGGAACATCAGTAGATATCACGAGGTCGAGGGATCCGTGAACCTCGATCTTATGTCCTTCGATTTTTATGGTGTCAGCGGGTATAGCAATCTTGACCTCGTCCTCTCTTGACACGACCATGCTATAAAGAAGATCCAACAAATGTGCGCACTTCAAAGCTTTGGCGGCGGGACAATTTATCGTCTCTTTGAGCGGTGACAGAGCTTTGCAAAACCCCACAAGCATGCGGGGGAGGATCTCTTCGACAATAGTCTTCTGCTCCGCAACTTGTAGCGGCTCACAGCCGAGCTTCAACATCTTCTCCACGAAGAATATTGGGATTTGGTTCTCCAACATCATGACATCCCTCCGGATGGTGGCATCAGCAAGCTTCTTGCCCGTGTTGTCGGCTAAGTCCTCCAAAAAGGGTGACGACTCGAGGAAACTTTTGTTGATGCCGTGCTGGCAGACCTGATAGAACAAGAACAGCGAGTCGACAGTCATGATCCATGACAACATGTTGGAATCCATGTCCAAGAATTTGTGGTAGCACGCGCGGACAGAAAGGTCCAAATCGGAAAGCTTGCTCGCGAGCTCGGCAACGCTCAAGTGATTGAACTCCTTGTGGAGCTTCTTCGCGACGTCAAGCTTGACGCGCTCCATTTCCGTGAGCTGAGGCTGAAGGTGGTGATAGGGTCCTAAGCCGACGAGTTGGGGGGTATAAGCCTCGGGCTTGGCAGAGCTGAGTGATTTGGGGACTTGGAAAATGCACACATTAGAAGGAATGTCCTTCTCGAGCTCTTCGTTGAAATTGGTATGGACATGATTGAACCAATCTCTCATATCTCTGGATGAAGAAGACATTGTTGATGATAAAAACTAGATCAGCTCTCGTGGGATGATAGTGTGTGTGGGGGGATGTGTGTGTAGATTTGGTGCCGTGCATTACCCTAGCTCCAATATACCTTGTTTATATAGAGACGGACTTTGCTTATCTTGCCATCAAACCCCCGAAAAAGAATTAGAAGAGTAAAAAATTTGTAGGCCagatttttaccaaaaaaaaatttgtgggcCAGATTATAATTATTGTATTatggcgcgtttggtaacgattttgttctcggaaacagaTTCTGAtctaaaatgattattttttattctgtttccaggaacaatttctaagcattttaagctgtttggtaattgtccaaaatttttattctagaatagaattgcatttggtaccgtgtttattgattatgttccaaattattttattttaatttttaaatatttttttacttttttttttttttttcctttttctcctattcttcttcttctagccgTTCGCCAAACCCGGCGACGGGCCAGACGAGGGCTAGCGACCACCTGGAGCGTCGCTGGCCCTCGTCGattgagccttgcctagccccGCTGAGGCTTGGCCTGCCAGATCTAaagaggccgagcctcactggTGGCCAGGCCAGCCTCatcggggctgggcgaggcccgcttGGCCACCAACGGGGCTCGCCTCGGCCACTGGCAAGGCTCACGCATAGCCCCACCGAGGCTTTGCCTCgctggtggctgggcttgcTTTCAGTGAGCTTGCCAGACCTCGCCTGGTCTGGCGAGCCTTTGGCGAGCTCATCGGACCGGTCCTAGCGACCGGTAGTGGCGTGGACGACGTGTACGATGGCGGACAGCGGCGGACGATGgcggtcgatgaagaagaagaaaagagaagaataaaaagagttAGTTTTGATTCTTtgatttgttctcggaacaagaatcgatattttttttttttattcttgattttttcaaatctacttccgagaacaaaaaaatataaatttgtttccgggaacaaaaattttaccagaCGCGATTTTGTTCCAAGACTactcttgggaacaaaaaattagaatcgtGTACTGTTTGGATGGATACCAAACAGCCCCTTAATGTCCCACGCTCCTGTTTTTATCTCTCTACACAATGTTCTCGAGCTTTTCTAGCTAGGGTTTCATTGCACACGTGTCTGGAAAAATACTCATAATGTGCAAGACAGAAAAGAGCAATTAGAGTTTATCACACGTCAAAAGTATCTTACGACATATCATGAGTGAAGGTTCCTTTCAAAATACTTTTGTTGCTTCtacacaagaaaaaaatatcaaaaatgttttaaactAATTGtacttgtaccaattcaatcataaatatgacaatttgactaatttattgATTGCCGGAAGTTGAAATGTTTGCTCTTTCACATCGAACGACGTCTCTTCTAAGTAATCCGTTTTGCGGAATTTTATGCCCGCTTTGGCGAGAGAGGACGCTGTTGGGATCAATCCCTTCTCTTCAGCGGGAGCCTCTTCGTACCCCAATGAATCGACGGCAGAGGATCCAATTCGCTGAGAAAGGATTTTCATAATGCTTTGCACCATCATAGCATGGGATCTAATTTTCTCCGTGAAAGGTAACTTCGGTGACTGCAAAGCGGTGAGCACTCCCTCTATAAGGTCCTGAGTAGCAGTACGCCTGTTATCATTAGACGCGGGTACAGCACCATCGAGGGACTCCGTCTTATCTTCTTCTATTACGATGATGTCAGCGGGAATATCGATCTTGAATTCGTCCTCTCTCCACGACCATACTATAAAGAAGATCCAACAAATGCGCGCGCTTCAAAGATTTGTCAAAGGGGTACTGTCTCGTCTCTTTGAGCGGCGAGAGAGATTTGCAAAACCTCAACAGCATGTGGGGGAAATTCTCTTGGATCTTCTTCCGCTCGGCGACTTCTAGTGGCGCGCACATGACCGTCACCATCTGTGCCAAAAAGAATATCGGGATTTGGTTCTCCAACATCATGACGTCCCTCAGGATGGCATCCTCGGCGAGCTTCTTGCCTGCGTGGTCAGCTAGGCCCCCCAAGAAAGGTGATGACTCAGGGGCCCTCTTGCCGATGGCATGCTGGCAGAGCAGATGGAACAAGAACTGCGCATCAACGCTAATGATCCATGACAACACGTCGGCGTCGATGTCCAAGAACTTGTGGTAACATGCGCGGACATAGAGGTGCAAATCAGTGAGCTTTTCCACGAGCTCAGTGAAGCTCAAGCCATTGGACTCCTTGTGGAGCTTCTTCGCGAAGTCAAGCTTGACTCGCTCCATCTGCAGGAGCTGAGGCTGAAGGTGGTGATAGGGTCCTAAGCCGACGAGTTGGGGGATATAAGCCTGAGGCTTGGCAGAGCTGAGTGATCGGGGGACTTGGAAAACGCACACATGTGAATGAATGTCCTTCTGAAGCTCTTcctcgaaattttttttgacaTGAATGAACCATTCTCTCATTTCTGTGAATGAAAGGGACATTGTTGATGATCAAAGCAAGATCAGCTCTCTCtggttttttcctcttttcttttgggttgaTAGAAGGGGCGTGTCTATGGATTTGGTTCTATGCATCATCTTTGCTCTCATGTGCCTTATTTATATAGAGTTGGGCTTTGCTTATCTTACCTTTTTGGGTTGATGATGCAAGCATGTCTATAGGTTCATTTATCTGGCTGAAAAAATATCACGCATCATGAGAGTAAGCTAAGATGGCAATAGTTACCGATGTAAATACCGATTTGGTGTGAGCTTcatgtaacttttttttaaggTAAAAGATAAAGCGACGAATCAGTATACTTTTCAATGTAaattattgggaacaaatgcATGAAGTCATACAGAACGAAGAGCTTGGAGGTTGACTgactttttatatatacatattgatTGTTGGGCTGGATTTaaatgtttagaaataaattggacAATTTGATCTTTATTATCTTTAGCTTGTTTTAGAATACCACCATACCCTATTTCCGAAGCATCGAGTTCAACTATTTTTGAGACAGACAGATTAGCAAGGTTGAGACATGATATTActttaatatgaatttttagttATCTAACAACCTCAGTATGGACTTTCGTCCATGTTGGaggatatatatatttaattgactactttggttaaattttaatttatttttatataatcgAAATAACTTATAAAGTTACCGataatcttttgataattttctcgtATGTATTACATATTCACGTTGGTACGTAATTAAGTCATCTCACGAGGACACCAAGACAAAGGTCAGATCTGGAAATAAACAGAGTTCGATTGCGCACATGGAGAATTATCTCCTCCTTTCGTTGGATCAACAACTCCAAAGGCGTCTCCATTTCCATGGCTGAACTACAAGGAAGCTTTTCAGAGCATCCATCAGCGTTCCTGGGCACCACCGCAAAAGCTCCTGTTTGGCGTCCTTCTTCCCTTCCAGATCTGCCAAAGCAACGCAGGTTTAACTAAGATAATCCATCCTCCACTGTCCACAATGTGGGAGGTTCTTCAGAGTCATGCcattaaagagaaaattaccaaaaaaattcggAACATATTACAATcatgctaatttaatcataaacttttttttttggctaattcagttctaaactttttttttgtattgattcagttcatttggctaattttgattggccAACATCGACATAGATACTGGCCGACactgatgtggataattttgtaatatatatatttttgacatTGATGTTAGTTGACAGTAATGAGGGCCAGCAGCAACCGGTGAGTTCAACCTCCCCGGCCAATGGTGAGGCTCACCCCTTGCCAATGGTGAGGCTCACCCCCGATCTAGTGAGGCCACCTCGGCTAGCCATGGCAATGATCGACCTCAAAGGGCTGGCGGGGTGGGCCTTGCCATGGAAAGAAGGAAGAacgaggagaaaaaaaaaggagaggcaaaaaaaaaaaaaaaataataaaaaattgaataaaataaaatattattaaaaattgatcacatCAGCACCAGCCAAAATTAGGCGgataaattgaattggtacaaatgcaaaagatttaggacttaattagtaaaaaataaattttataactgaattaacataattacaaTATGTTTGTGGCATTTTTAGTAATTCTCCTTGCCATTAAATAATGCTAGTACATCCTCAAGAAGGTCTGGATCCCTCTTTTGCATGCCGATTGCCGTGTATCTGTGTCTGCAAAGTATTTGCTTTTTAAAACTCTATAACACAGAGTCTGTACGTTTAGTCAACCTCCAATCATGTTTTGCAAGAAATGCCAGGTTGAATTTGTAAAGCTCTCGAAAGCCTAAACCTCCTTCATGCTTCATTATCCAAGTGTCTTGGGCCTACTGTCCAATAGAGTGATTTGAAAGAATTCTGTtgacaaagggaaaaaggtGCAAGTCCTCAATAAACGGACTCTGTCGGCAAAGGTCGAGTGAGCAGCGACGGGGACAAGAATTTGCTAAGTGGTGGATTTCTTAGTCGGTAAGTCTAAGTAGTCGACAATCTAACTAGTTTTAGCCGCCGGAAAATATAGGTAGAAATGACCAAATCGTGGAGTAGAATGTTGACGAAGGAAAGTCAACCAAAGTCGCAAAAAGAGAATGATTGATGTCATTATCAACGGAATGAGATCGATGTAACTTTCTAAATGTCGGAGCCGCTGATTTTGAAATCAACCGTCAGGGGGACATTTGCAAAGGAGTAAACTCAATGCGACTGTCGAGCAGTGAAGCCGAGGAGTCCGTGAGCAGCTATAGGGGCAATGGTGGAGAATAGAGAAAGACATTACTGTTAAAGTAGTGGAGAAGGCACAATCGTTGAGTACTAGAGTGGATTATTGCTGGGTAACCATTTGTAGTTACTGAATTGTAGGAACCAATGTGCTTGATCTTTTTGTAACCGTTGTTAACTTTCGATAGTAGGTATAAATGCTTAAATTGTAGTTTGTAAAAGGAACCGCCTATCAATTGAAGAACACCTCtggttttctttccaaaaatatacAATCTGAAACAGTTGGAATAGTTGTGAGGACTAGATCAAGTTTTTCACTAACAAGATCCTAAACATACTTCCTTGAAGCGCAATAGGAGGCGCATAAACTAAagcaattttgaccggattagTAATTTGCAGACAAGAAATGATTgggtgacaatttttaatatattgtgagaataacagtTTATTTGAGATAACgaaaaatcaaatgataaataattataaattattaaggagttcattcattcaaaaatttgtgattcGCAACAAACTGTTATTTTCACagtaatctaaaaattattgtGCTAGCAAAACTCTTTACAAACCATGCCAAACTTTATGTCAATTAATTTGGACTGCACCATTTCGGTTCCAAAAGAGAGCTAGACCACCTGCAAGGCCTGATGTTTCTTGTGTCAGGACATTTTCGAAGTGCAACTTGTGCTTGAGATGTCAGTTACAATCTCTACTGCTGCTTTTTGTCTGTCAAGAAGATTGCACTGGGCCTTACATGGACATTGCGGTCCAGAAGAGATCGGACTGTGAGGAAAGTACCCAGATGCTTACAGTTCCAACACATTCGAGTCAGGAATGTCCATCACTATAGTGCTTTTATAATTCAACATGAGAGTGCACTAATGGAATTATCGCCCACAACAAATTCTGACATCTCGTTTTCCTGCAGGTCGGATGTTGTTCACAAATGTGCAGTTTTGTCTGCCTTACCAAACAAAACCATCCCCTGAAGAAGAGACAAGTGGCTTATTTTGTCCTCTCCTTTATAACCCCAGCGCCATGGAAGGGATGAAACCGCATCTCTTGAGGATCTGCGTAGGCCAGTTTAATTATCTCATCTTTTCCAGGTTTTTGCCTTATTATAATCAAACATTTCGACGCTGTTCTTGCATTTTTCTCTTCATGTTGTGGTTAATATAAATGACCGAGGATTAAGAAATAtactttatattaattattgttGCTCTCCCTCCTTTACGATGTAAGCTTTACGTAAGATGTGAGAGTCTGCGATTGATTCACGCAGTCAGGTTGGTTTGGTTTTGGATTAAAAGGTTTAATTCAAAATGACGATGTTGTTGCTCATGCAATTGGAAAGATTTCATCTCTTACCTTAAAAAGAGTAACTAAATTCTCATTGGTTGGTATAATCATTGTCAAATAGTTAAAAGCAATTAAACGATCTTGTTGGTAAAATGGAGAATAAATATGAACATGTATAGGGAAAAGTGACCAAAGGTTGACAAGTTTATCAGTTCATTAGTTTGGCTTGGCTCGtgaaaatataaactaaaattGAACCTAATTTCTCTAACTATGAttccttgtattttttttttttttttggtctgaacaATTCCTTGTATTGATGAGCTAAGAGTTTTGGTTTTGTTCCAGGCAATTTTTGCACGCTTTcacatttgttattttttttttcgaaaagcAGAAACGGCCTAATCGAACCGAGAAGTCACACAGATTCCTATAATTGTAGTACACGACCAGGACAAGCGAATATATTTTCAGTTGTCTCCTCAGAATTGATGATGGCGGCCATGTTTACCTACTAGGAAATTGCGATAAGTATAAAAGACAGGATTACAAGTAACATAGTGATAACATACTGGAAAACATGCCAGGAAATTAAGATCACAAAAGAGACAAGATCAACAGTAACACAGTAACAACATGCTGGATAACACACGACTCGCGGAGATCGATGCCAGATCGAGCTTAGTTTCACTTATTGACGAGGCTCGAACAACTGTAAGCCGAGCAGAAAGTCTGTAGCCCCATGAACAGAAATAAGAGGAAGGTTGCCGCCATCGCGAGGACCTTCCAAGCGCTATACACATATTGCTCCATCATATTGTGGGTTTTGATTGTCGGCGCAGCATTGTAAAACACATTGACTTTCTTTGATTGTCTCGTCCAGTGGGCAATCGCCATTTACTTCGATGGAGTTGCTCATACCATTGAACAGATGGATGACTTCGTCGTCCTTCAGACGGCCAGTGATGATACCGTGTTTCTTGAGCAACTTCACGTCGTCCAGTGTGTTAATTAGGCCATCCATTAGCTCCACGAAGCGTGCGAACACCAAGGGACCGGAGATGGCCATCGCCTCGTACGCCACCAAGTTCCGTATCACAACTTCCGAGTTGATGACGAATTTGATAGTGGGAAGTTGAAACGTGTGCGTTTTCTATATGTCCTTTATGAActttattttgatgaattttacGCCCGCTTTGGCAAGAGAGGATGCTGTCGGAATCAATGCCTTCTCTTCTGCAGGAGCCTCGTCGACCCCCAATGAGCCGGTGGGTGAAGATAGTTTCGAATAGAGATCCTCAGGCCTTTCAGCATCTGAACATGGGGTTTAATGTTctgcaaaatttttaaattggagttcTCTACAAGTTCGACCATACTCTGCCACATGATTAACATTCTGAGGAGGAATAAGCACTTCCTGAACATCAGTAGATATCACGAGGTCGAGGGATCCGTGAACCTCGATCTTATGTCCTTCGATTTTTATGGTGTCAGCGGGTATAGCAATCTTGACCTCGTCCTCTCTTGACACGACCATGCTATAAAGAAGATCCAACAAATG
This region of Eucalyptus grandis isolate ANBG69807.140 chromosome 8, ASM1654582v1, whole genome shotgun sequence genomic DNA includes:
- the LOC104416170 gene encoding putative UPF0481 protein At3g02645 — protein: MSSSSRDMRDWFNHVHTNFNEELEKDIPSNVCIFQVPKSLSSAKPEAYTPQLVGLGPYHHLQPQLTEMERVKLDVAKKLHKEFNHLSVAELASKLSDLDLSVRACYHKFLDMDSNMLSWIMTVDSLFLFYQVCQHGINKSFLESSPFLEDLADNTGKKLADATIRRDVMMLENQIPIFFVEKMLKLGCEPLQVAEQKTIVEEILPRMLVGFCKALSPLKETINCPAAKALKCAHLLDLLYSMVVSREDEVKIAIPADTIKIEGHKIEVHGSLDLVISTDVPEVLIPPQNVNHVADSMVELVANSNLRILRNIKPQAQMLKSMMDLYSKLPSPTDSLGVDEAPAEEKALIPTASSLAKAGVKFSKIKFIKDISFNEKTHTFQLPTIKFVINSEVVIRNLVAYEAMAISGPLVFARFVELMDGLINTLDDVKLLKKHGIITGRLKDGEVARLFNGMSHSIDVHGPSQLDKTIKKVNEFYNAAPNIKTQKMIERYVYRLGRRLRDGLALLNLRCLGRSGRKESQTGDFAAPPRNADGCSGKLRCNSAMEMETPFGVVDQTKGGEDNSPRGQSNSVQCS